A single Argentina anserina chromosome 7, drPotAnse1.1, whole genome shotgun sequence DNA region contains:
- the LOC126804072 gene encoding uncharacterized protein LOC126804072: MWGKLNQSMLGDNEEHEEGFLDEESEGLCSLSATQRMYAFGGCLLAGMACMFLSMIVFAKPIKFAILFTFGNLLAVGSTAFLFGPAQQMRMMFDSVRVYATAIYLGCVVLALFCALLIHSKVLTLIAMICEICALIWYSLSYIPFARRMVSELMIRLCDTEL, translated from the exons ATGTGGGGGAAGCTTAACCAATCTATGCTAGGGGATAATGAAGAGCATGAAGAGGGCTTCTTGGATGAAGAATCTGAAGGCCTGTGTTCTCTATCTGCTACTCAG AGAATGTATGCCTTTGGAGGTTGTTTGTTAGCTGGGATGGCTTGTATGTTCCTG TCGATGATCGTCTTTGCCAAACCCATCAAATTTGCCATTTTGTTCACCTTTGGCAATTTATTGGCGGTAGGAAG CACAGCCTTCCTCTTTGGCCCTGCCCAACAAATGAGAATGATGTTCGACTCGGTCCGAGTTTATGCAACAGCTATATACCTTGGATGTGTTGTTCTAGCCCTCTTCTGTGCTCTCTTG ATTCATAGCAAAGTTTTGACACTAATTGCAATGATATGTGAGATCTGCGCCCTTATTTG GTACAGCCTAAGTTACATTCCTTTTGCTCGAAGAATGGTATCAGAATTGATGATTCGTCTATGCGACACCGAGCTTTAG